One Paraburkholderia sp. IMGN_8 DNA window includes the following coding sequences:
- the folK gene encoding 2-amino-4-hydroxy-6-hydroxymethyldihydropteridine diphosphokinase translates to MTVAYLGLGANLGDARQTLKDAVVCLAQQHTITVLAKSSFYRTAPIDAGGDDYYNCVVKVDTTLPVRHLLALCHKIEHQFGRERPFRNAPRTLDLDILLYGDQSIDEADLIVPHPRLIERAFALVPLVEIDAALIIPQHGRADALLGSVADQRIEKVKSPCQCPMLNAMAAGAGTADKGHCE, encoded by the coding sequence ATGACGGTTGCTTATCTCGGCCTCGGCGCGAATCTCGGGGACGCGCGCCAGACCCTGAAAGACGCGGTGGTGTGCCTCGCACAACAGCACACCATTACCGTGCTCGCCAAGTCGAGCTTCTATCGCACTGCCCCGATCGACGCGGGCGGCGACGACTATTACAACTGCGTCGTGAAGGTCGATACGACGCTCCCCGTGCGCCATCTGCTCGCGCTGTGCCACAAGATCGAGCATCAGTTCGGCCGTGAGCGGCCGTTTCGCAATGCACCGCGCACGCTGGATCTGGACATCCTGCTATACGGCGATCAATCGATCGACGAAGCCGATCTGATCGTGCCGCATCCGCGTCTGATCGAGCGCGCTTTTGCACTCGTGCCGCTCGTCGAAATCGATGCGGCGTTGATCATCCCGCAGCATGGCCGCGCCGATGCGCTGCTCGGCAGCGTTGCCGATCAACGTATCGAAAAGGTCAAATCGCCCTGTCAGTGCCCGATGCTCAATGCAATGGCTGCCGGCGCCGGCACCGCGGACAAGGGCCATTGCGAATGA
- a CDS encoding deoxynucleoside kinase, translating to MNTPPLTVTPPHLRPPVGYIAIEGPIGVGKTSLARRLAQRWSMHELFERPQDNPFLERFYRDTARYALPAQLHFALQRAQQAQEVAAVHLSGTPLIADFMTQKNDIFARLTLQEDEWQLYRALAARIDVSAPAPDFVVYLQASPEVLFARIQKRAVPMELQISDAYLRALCDAYNEFFYHYDRTPVLTVNAEHLNPLDSDADLALLAERIETMRGRKEFFVKGTSL from the coding sequence ATGAACACGCCGCCGCTCACCGTCACCCCGCCGCACTTGCGTCCGCCAGTCGGCTATATCGCGATTGAAGGACCGATCGGCGTCGGCAAAACGTCGCTCGCGCGGCGCCTGGCCCAGCGCTGGTCGATGCACGAACTGTTCGAGCGGCCGCAGGACAATCCCTTTCTTGAACGCTTTTATCGCGACACCGCGCGTTATGCGCTGCCCGCACAATTGCATTTCGCATTGCAACGCGCGCAACAGGCGCAAGAAGTTGCCGCGGTGCATCTGTCCGGCACGCCGCTGATCGCCGATTTCATGACGCAGAAGAACGACATCTTCGCGCGCCTGACGTTACAGGAAGACGAGTGGCAGCTGTACCGCGCCCTCGCCGCTCGGATCGACGTGAGTGCGCCGGCGCCGGATTTCGTCGTCTATCTGCAAGCAAGTCCTGAGGTGCTGTTCGCACGCATTCAGAAGCGCGCAGTGCCGATGGAATTGCAGATCTCCGATGCTTACCTGCGCGCGCTGTGCGATGCTTACAACGAGTTTTTCTATCACTACGACCGCACGCCGGTGCTGACGGTCAACGCTGAACATCTGAATCCGCTCGACTCGGACGCGGACCTTGCGCTACTCGCAGAGCGCATCGAAACCATGCGCGGCCGCAAGGAATTCTTTGTCAAAGGCACGTCGCTGTAA
- the panB gene encoding 3-methyl-2-oxobutanoate hydroxymethyltransferase has translation MTYLQEASRNAITVPKLQAMRDAGEKIAMLTCYDASFAALLDRAGVDVLLIGDSLGNVLQGQTTTLPVSLADIAYHTASVARARPSALVVADLPFGTYGTPEDAFRSSVELMRAGAQMVKLEGGEWLADTVRFLVERSIPVCAHVGLTPQSVHAFGGFKVQGKTEAGASQLLRDSLAVQDAGAQLIVMEAIPTLLASEVTKQLRIPTIGIGAGLDCSGQVLVLHDMLGIFPGKRPRFVKDFMQGQPSILAAIEAYVRAVKDGSFPGPEHTF, from the coding sequence ATGACCTATTTGCAGGAAGCGAGCCGGAACGCCATCACCGTGCCGAAACTGCAGGCGATGCGCGATGCCGGCGAGAAAATCGCCATGCTCACCTGTTACGACGCGAGCTTCGCCGCGTTGCTGGATCGCGCAGGCGTCGACGTGCTGTTGATCGGCGACTCGCTCGGCAACGTGCTGCAAGGCCAGACGACCACCCTGCCGGTCTCGCTCGCGGACATCGCGTATCACACGGCGAGCGTGGCGCGGGCGCGGCCGTCGGCGTTAGTGGTCGCCGACCTGCCGTTCGGCACCTATGGCACGCCGGAGGATGCCTTCAGAAGCTCGGTGGAATTGATGCGCGCGGGCGCGCAGATGGTGAAGCTCGAAGGCGGCGAATGGCTCGCGGACACGGTGCGCTTTCTGGTCGAGCGTTCGATTCCGGTATGCGCGCACGTCGGCCTCACGCCGCAGTCGGTACACGCGTTTGGCGGCTTCAAGGTGCAAGGCAAAACCGAAGCGGGCGCGAGCCAGTTGCTGCGCGATTCGCTCGCCGTGCAGGACGCCGGCGCGCAACTGATCGTGATGGAAGCGATTCCGACACTGCTGGCGAGCGAAGTCACGAAGCAACTGCGGATTCCGACGATCGGCATCGGCGCCGGATTGGACTGCTCGGGTCAGGTGCTGGTGCTGCACGACATGCTGGGGATTTTCCCCGGCAAGCGGCCGCGCTTCGTGAAGGATTTCATGCAGGGGCAACCGAGCATTCTGGCTGCGATTGAGGCGTACGTGCGGGCGGTAAAGGACGGCTCGTTTCCCGGGCCGGAACACACGTTCTGA
- the pabB gene encoding aminodeoxychorismate synthase component I: MTADERGVVFALLDDCDATAARRSSRLYTGFAHERVCTSAAQLEAVCEAVAAETQRGLHAVVLADYEFGRNLALGDVLSWGLKKTQRSDATLRFLLFERCAKLSREEADAWLVQLDGGAAEASVAGTANVRESVDPPQFNEAIDAIHAALRAGDSYQVNYTYRLGFDVFGSPTALYRRLRARQPVRYGALIALPGDDWVLSCSPELFIQKEGATLRARPMKGTAPRSDDPAEDRHTAEFLANDPKNRAENVMIVDLLRNDLSRVAQTGSVSVPVLFSVEPYASVWQMTSTVQATLRARTSFADVIRALFPCGSITGAPKHRTMQLIDALESTPRGLYTGAIGWLDAPAANASDSACGDFCLSVAIRTLTLNAATREGERHGTMGVGAGIVLDSVAADEYAECQLKARFLTGAEPGFELFETMYATREDGVRHLSRHLARLSASAATLGFKFEENEIRTSLAEKCAALSKQTPHRVRLALNKSGTAQITAAVLAPLAEPTVLVLLAADHGFTATDANDPLLRHKTTRRAEYDRGWREAEAKGAFDTLFFNERGELTEGGRSNVFVKVTGRWWTPPLESGVLPGIMRGMLLEDADLHATERVLTLTDVQNAEALLLCNALRGAVPAKLKD, translated from the coding sequence ATGACGGCAGATGAGCGCGGCGTAGTTTTCGCATTGCTCGACGATTGCGATGCGACGGCGGCGCGCCGTTCGAGTCGTCTGTACACGGGTTTTGCGCATGAGCGGGTTTGTACGAGCGCCGCGCAACTTGAAGCAGTGTGTGAAGCCGTGGCCGCGGAAACGCAGCGTGGCTTGCATGCAGTTGTGCTCGCCGACTATGAGTTCGGCCGGAATCTCGCCCTTGGGGATGTCCTCAGTTGGGGATTGAAAAAAACGCAGCGTAGCGATGCCACGCTGCGTTTTTTATTGTTCGAGCGTTGCGCGAAGCTGTCGCGCGAGGAGGCCGACGCGTGGCTCGTGCAGCTTGACGGTGGCGCGGCCGAGGCGTCGGTGGCAGGTACAGCGAACGTTCGTGAGAGCGTCGACCCACCGCAATTCAATGAAGCGATCGATGCCATTCATGCCGCCCTGCGTGCGGGCGATTCCTATCAGGTCAACTACACGTATCGGCTTGGTTTCGATGTATTTGGCTCGCCAACGGCACTCTATCGGCGCTTGAGAGCCCGTCAGCCGGTGCGGTACGGCGCGCTGATCGCGTTGCCGGGCGACGACTGGGTGCTGTCGTGTTCGCCGGAATTGTTCATCCAGAAGGAGGGCGCCACGCTGCGCGCCCGGCCGATGAAAGGCACGGCGCCGCGCTCGGATGATCCGGCGGAGGACCGGCACACTGCCGAGTTCCTCGCCAACGATCCGAAAAACCGCGCTGAAAACGTGATGATCGTCGATCTGTTGCGCAACGATCTGTCACGCGTGGCGCAGACAGGCTCGGTCAGTGTGCCCGTGCTGTTTTCGGTCGAACCTTATGCGTCGGTGTGGCAGATGACATCGACCGTGCAAGCGACATTGCGCGCGCGCACGTCGTTTGCCGACGTCATACGAGCGCTGTTTCCGTGCGGCTCGATTACCGGCGCGCCGAAGCATCGCACGATGCAATTGATCGACGCGCTCGAAAGCACGCCGCGTGGTCTCTACACGGGCGCGATCGGCTGGCTCGATGCACCTGCCGCCAATGCGAGCGATAGCGCCTGCGGCGACTTCTGCCTGTCGGTCGCGATCCGTACGCTGACGTTGAATGCTGCCACCCGGGAAGGCGAGCGCCATGGCACGATGGGCGTCGGCGCGGGTATCGTGCTCGATAGCGTCGCTGCCGACGAATATGCGGAGTGCCAATTGAAGGCCCGTTTTCTGACCGGCGCCGAGCCGGGTTTCGAACTGTTCGAAACGATGTACGCGACCCGGGAGGACGGTGTGCGGCACCTCTCGCGCCATCTCGCACGGCTCTCAGCCAGCGCCGCGACGCTGGGCTTCAAATTCGAAGAGAACGAAATCCGCACGTCGCTCGCGGAGAAATGCGCGGCGCTGTCGAAGCAAACGCCGCACCGCGTGCGTCTTGCACTGAACAAAAGCGGAACGGCGCAAATAACCGCCGCAGTACTGGCGCCGCTAGCCGAGCCAACTGTCCTCGTGCTGCTGGCGGCTGACCACGGTTTTACCGCAACCGACGCGAATGATCCGCTGCTGCGTCACAAAACCACCCGTCGCGCGGAATACGATCGCGGCTGGCGCGAAGCTGAGGCGAAAGGCGCATTCGACACGCTGTTCTTCAACGAGCGAGGCGAGTTGACCGAAGGCGGTCGGTCGAATGTGTTTGTGAAGGTGACGGGACGCTGGTGGACGCCGCCGCTAGAGTCGGGCGTATTGCCCGGGATCATGCGGGGTATGCTGCTCGAGGACGCCGACCTTCACGCCACTGAGCGTGTGCTGACTCTAACCGACGTGCAGAACGCCGAGGCGCTTCTGTTGTGCAATGCACTGCGAGGTGCGGTACCGGCAAAGCTTAAGGACTGA
- the dnaJ gene encoding molecular chaperone DnaJ → MAKRDYYEVLGVAKNASDDEIKKAYRKLAMKHHPDRNPGNKDSEGHFKEVKEAYEMLSDSQKRAAYDQYGHAGVDPNMGGAGAQGFGGFADAFGDIFGDIFGQAAGGAARGGGGRAGPQVYRGADLRYSMEITLEQAAHGYDTQIRVPSWVSCEICHGSGAKPGTKPETCPTCSGSGSVRMSQGFFSIQQTCPKCHGTGTYIPEPCAHCHGAGKVKETKTLEVKIPAGIDDGMRIRSAGNGEPGINGGPSGDLYVEIHIKQHSVFERDGDDLHCQMPIPFTTAALGGEIEVPTLAGRASFTVPDGTQSGKTFRLRGKGIKGLRSSIAGDLYVHVQVETPVKLTESQRELLQQFEKALVEGGARHSPQSKSWFDRVKSFFD, encoded by the coding sequence ATGGCGAAACGGGATTACTACGAGGTTCTGGGCGTCGCAAAGAACGCGAGCGACGACGAAATCAAGAAGGCTTATCGCAAGCTTGCGATGAAGCACCACCCCGACCGCAATCCGGGCAACAAGGATTCGGAAGGGCATTTCAAAGAGGTGAAGGAAGCCTATGAAATGCTGTCGGACTCGCAAAAACGTGCTGCGTACGACCAGTACGGCCACGCGGGCGTCGATCCGAATATGGGCGGAGCCGGTGCGCAAGGCTTCGGCGGCTTTGCCGATGCGTTCGGCGATATTTTCGGCGACATCTTCGGCCAGGCGGCCGGCGGCGCCGCACGCGGCGGTGGCGGTCGCGCGGGCCCGCAGGTGTATCGCGGCGCCGATCTGCGCTACAGCATGGAAATTACGCTGGAACAGGCCGCGCACGGCTACGACACGCAGATTCGCGTGCCGAGCTGGGTATCGTGCGAAATCTGTCACGGTTCGGGCGCCAAGCCCGGCACCAAGCCGGAAACTTGCCCGACCTGTAGCGGTTCGGGTTCGGTGCGGATGTCGCAGGGCTTTTTCAGCATCCAGCAGACTTGCCCGAAGTGTCACGGCACTGGCACCTACATTCCTGAACCGTGCGCGCATTGCCACGGCGCGGGTAAGGTGAAGGAAACCAAGACGCTGGAAGTGAAGATCCCGGCAGGTATCGACGACGGCATGCGCATCCGCTCGGCCGGCAACGGCGAGCCGGGCATCAATGGCGGTCCGTCGGGCGATCTGTACGTCGAGATCCATATCAAGCAGCACTCGGTGTTCGAGCGCGACGGCGACGATCTGCATTGCCAGATGCCGATTCCGTTCACGACGGCGGCCCTCGGCGGCGAGATCGAAGTGCCGACGCTTGCCGGCCGCGCCAGCTTCACGGTGCCGGATGGCACGCAGTCGGGCAAAACGTTCCGTCTGCGTGGCAAGGGCATCAAGGGGCTGCGTTCGAGCATTGCCGGTGATCTGTACGTGCACGTGCAAGTCGAAACGCCGGTCAAGCTCACCGAGTCGCAGCGCGAGTTGCTTCAGCAGTTCGAGAAGGCGCTGGTGGAAGGCGGCGCTCGGCATAGCCCGCAAAGCAAGAGCTGGTTCGACCGGGTGAAGAGCTTCTTCGATTAA
- the dnaK gene encoding molecular chaperone DnaK gives MGKIIGIDLGTTNSCVAIMEGNSVKVIENSEGARTTPSIIAYMEDGEILVGAPAKRQSVTNPKNTLYAIKRLIGRRFEEKEVQKDIGLMPYKIMKADNGDAWVQVRDDKLAPPQISAEVLRKMKKTAEDYLGEPVTEAVITVPAYFNDSQRQATKDAGRIAGLEVKRIINEPTAAALAFGLDKAEKGDRKIAVYDLGGGTFDISIIEIADVDGEMQFEVLSTNGDTFLGGEDFDQRIIDYIIGEFKKEQGVDLSKDVLALQRLKESAEKAKIELSSSQQTEINLPYITADASGPKHLNLKITRAKLEALVEELIERTIEPCRVAIKDAGVKVGEIDDVILVGGMTRMPKVQEKVKEFFGKDPRRDVNPDEAVAVGAAIQGQVLSGDRKDVLLLDVTPLSLGIETLGGVMTKMINKNTTIPTKHAQVYSTADDNQSAVTIKVFQGEREMAAGNKLLGEFNLEGIPPAPRGTPQIEVSFDIDANGILHVGAKDKATGKENRITIKANSGLSEAEIEKMVKDAEANAEEDHKLRELADARNQGDALVHSTKKALAEYGDKLEAGEKDKIEAALKDLEETLKSGSSDKAAIEAKIEVVATASQKMGEKMYADMQAAQGAEAAAAGAAGAGASAGGASHQQQDDVVDAEFKEVKKD, from the coding sequence ATGGGCAAAATCATCGGCATCGACCTCGGCACGACCAACTCGTGCGTGGCGATCATGGAAGGCAATTCGGTCAAGGTGATCGAGAATTCGGAAGGCGCGCGCACCACGCCGTCGATCATCGCTTACATGGAAGACGGCGAGATTCTCGTCGGCGCGCCTGCCAAGCGTCAGTCGGTTACGAACCCGAAGAACACGCTGTACGCAATCAAGCGCCTGATCGGCCGCCGCTTCGAAGAAAAGGAAGTGCAGAAAGACATCGGTCTGATGCCGTACAAGATCATGAAGGCCGACAACGGCGACGCATGGGTCCAGGTGCGCGACGACAAACTGGCTCCGCCGCAAATCTCGGCGGAAGTGCTGCGCAAGATGAAGAAGACCGCTGAAGACTACCTCGGCGAGCCGGTCACCGAAGCTGTGATCACGGTTCCCGCGTACTTCAACGACAGCCAGCGCCAGGCTACCAAAGACGCCGGCCGCATCGCCGGTCTGGAAGTGAAGCGGATCATCAACGAACCGACCGCCGCTGCGCTCGCGTTCGGTCTCGACAAGGCCGAAAAGGGTGACCGCAAGATCGCGGTGTATGACCTGGGTGGCGGCACCTTCGACATTTCGATCATCGAAATCGCCGACGTCGACGGTGAAATGCAGTTCGAAGTGCTGTCCACGAACGGCGATACGTTCCTGGGCGGTGAAGACTTCGACCAACGCATCATCGATTACATCATCGGCGAGTTCAAGAAGGAACAAGGTGTCGATCTGTCGAAAGACGTGCTCGCGCTGCAACGCCTGAAGGAATCGGCTGAAAAGGCGAAGATCGAGCTGTCGTCGAGCCAGCAAACCGAAATCAACCTGCCGTACATCACGGCCGACGCGTCGGGTCCGAAGCACTTGAACCTGAAAATCACGCGTGCGAAGCTGGAAGCGCTGGTTGAAGAACTGATCGAACGCACGATCGAACCGTGCCGCGTGGCGATCAAGGACGCAGGCGTGAAGGTCGGCGAAATCGACGACGTGATTCTGGTCGGCGGTATGACCCGTATGCCGAAGGTGCAGGAAAAGGTTAAGGAATTCTTCGGCAAGGATCCGCGCCGTGACGTGAACCCGGACGAAGCCGTAGCCGTTGGCGCCGCGATCCAAGGTCAGGTTCTGTCGGGCGACCGCAAGGACGTTCTGCTGCTCGACGTGACCCCGTTGTCGCTCGGCATCGAAACGCTCGGCGGCGTGATGACGAAGATGATCAACAAGAACACCACGATCCCGACCAAGCACGCGCAGGTCTACTCGACGGCTGACGACAATCAGAGCGCCGTGACGATCAAGGTGTTCCAGGGCGAACGCGAAATGGCGGCCGGCAACAAGCTGCTGGGCGAGTTCAACCTCGAAGGCATTCCGCCGGCACCGCGCGGCACGCCGCAGATCGAAGTGAGCTTCGACATCGACGCGAACGGTATTCTGCACGTCGGCGCGAAAGACAAGGCAACTGGCAAGGAAAACCGCATCACGATCAAGGCGAACTCGGGTCTGTCCGAAGCCGAAATCGAAAAGATGGTGAAGGACGCCGAAGCGAACGCGGAAGAAGATCACAAGCTGCGTGAGTTGGCCGATGCCCGCAACCAGGGCGACGCGCTGGTCCACAGCACGAAGAAGGCGCTCGCCGAATACGGCGACAAGCTGGAAGCCGGCGAGAAGGACAAGATCGAAGCCGCGCTGAAGGACCTCGAAGAAACGCTGAAGAGCGGTTCGAGCGACAAGGCCGCGATCGAAGCCAAGATCGAAGTGGTGGCGACCGCCTCGCAGAAGATGGGCGAGAAAATGTACGCCGACATGCAGGCTGCGCAAGGTGCCGAAGCTGCGGCAGCGGGTGCGGCAGGTGCGGGCGCATCGGCTGGTGGCGCAAGCCACCAGCAGCAGGACGACGTTGTCGACGCCGAGTTCAAGGAAGTGAAGAAGGACTAA
- a CDS encoding thioredoxin family protein: protein MANIPVDATAFAAFDMVELSAESFDVKLAEAGDELAVVFFWGLDCFNCEIAKKAMLTQPDAIRALGLRWFHSNVYEHRELGRRFMLHGVPTWFFFHRGKRLGRATGWHRLGQFEAAVAAAREKIRAATAGGSARGSDKSGKSSSD from the coding sequence ATGGCCAACATTCCCGTCGACGCAACCGCGTTTGCCGCGTTCGACATGGTGGAGCTCAGCGCCGAGTCGTTCGACGTCAAGCTGGCCGAGGCCGGGGATGAACTGGCCGTGGTGTTTTTCTGGGGTCTCGACTGCTTCAACTGCGAGATCGCGAAGAAGGCGATGCTGACGCAGCCGGACGCGATTCGCGCGCTCGGTCTCCGATGGTTTCACAGCAACGTCTACGAGCACCGCGAACTGGGCCGTCGCTTCATGCTTCACGGCGTGCCCACATGGTTCTTCTTCCACCGTGGCAAGCGGCTCGGCCGGGCAACCGGCTGGCACCGCCTTGGGCAGTTCGAGGCGGCGGTCGCGGCCGCGCGGGAAAAAATCCGGGCGGCCACAGCCGGCGGCAGTGCGCGAGGTAGCGACAAAAGCGGCAAAAGTTCGAGCGATTGA
- the grpE gene encoding nucleotide exchange factor GrpE, whose protein sequence is MENTQENPTSQNPTPADETERQAAEAAASQQDAAATAATAADSPAAGVEAALSDAQAKIAELQENFLRAKAETENVRRRAQEDVTKAHKFAIESFAEHLLPVVDSLEAAVAHSSDDLQKVREGVELTLRQLTGALEKGRVVALNPVGEKFDPHRHQAISMVPADQEPNTVVAVLQKGFVIADRVLRPALVTVAAPK, encoded by the coding sequence ATGGAAAACACGCAAGAGAACCCGACGAGCCAGAATCCCACGCCCGCCGACGAAACCGAGCGCCAGGCCGCCGAGGCCGCAGCATCCCAGCAGGACGCGGCGGCAACCGCCGCTACTGCCGCCGACTCGCCGGCAGCGGGCGTCGAGGCCGCGCTGTCCGATGCCCAGGCCAAGATCGCGGAGTTGCAGGAGAACTTCCTGCGGGCCAAGGCCGAGACCGAAAACGTGCGCCGCCGCGCTCAGGAAGATGTGACCAAGGCCCATAAGTTCGCGATCGAAAGCTTCGCCGAGCACCTGCTGCCTGTGGTCGACAGCCTCGAGGCCGCGGTTGCCCACTCGTCCGACGACCTGCAGAAGGTGCGCGAAGGCGTCGAACTGACGCTGCGCCAGCTCACCGGTGCGCTGGAGAAGGGCCGCGTTGTCGCCCTGAACCCGGTCGGGGAGAAGTTCGATCCGCACCGCCACCAGGCTATTTCGATGGTGCCGGCCGATCAGGAGCCGAACACGGTCGTCGCCGTGCTGCAAAAGGGCTTCGTGATCGCCGACCGCGTTCTTCGTCCGGCGCTCGTGACTGTCGCGGCACCGAAGTAA
- a CDS encoding RNA-binding S4 domain-containing protein has product MNYRVSTEPGARLRIDKWLWAARFFKTRSLAADAVDKGHVRIGGASVKPAKDVRVGDLVEIEIERIVWQVEVLGVCDVRGPASVAQTLYAETEESKVKRQVEQERRKTYREPAAVLHGRPTKRDRRIIDKFSGGD; this is encoded by the coding sequence ATGAATTACAGGGTTTCAACCGAACCGGGCGCCAGGCTGCGCATCGACAAATGGCTCTGGGCAGCGCGCTTCTTCAAGACGCGCTCGCTCGCGGCGGATGCTGTCGACAAAGGGCACGTGCGCATCGGCGGCGCCAGCGTCAAACCGGCTAAGGACGTGCGCGTCGGCGACCTGGTCGAAATCGAGATCGAGCGAATTGTCTGGCAGGTGGAAGTGCTAGGCGTGTGCGACGTGCGCGGCCCGGCGAGCGTCGCTCAGACGCTTTATGCGGAAACCGAAGAGAGCAAGGTAAAGCGGCAAGTCGAGCAGGAGCGGCGCAAGACATATCGCGAGCCGGCCGCCGTTTTGCACGGCAGGCCGACCAAGCGCGACCGGCGCATTATCGACAAATTTTCAGGTGGGGATTGA
- the hemH gene encoding ferrochelatase: protein MRFDLERPSQNATSHRVAVLLINLGTPDAPTPRAVRRYLAQFLSDPRVVEIPALIWQVILRLLILPSRGRASAKKYAAVWMPEGSPLRVYTEKQVEGLRHLLQLNDYTVLVDYAMRYGTPGIPAMLNQLKLAGAERVLLVPMYPQYSSSTTATAFDDAFSALKRMRNQLEIRTVRQYADHPAYIAALAAQVHHYWHQHGRPDFAAGDKLVLSFHGVPKRTLDLGDPYHEQCQQTGALLMHALELTPVECRITFQSRFGNAEWLQPYTAPTLKELGSAGVQRADVFCPGFTADCLETIEEIGMEVRDEFLHAGGKEFHRIPCVNASQAWIAALGEIVAQNLQGWPVQAAPVPHTAGA from the coding sequence ATGCGCTTCGACCTCGAGCGGCCTTCGCAGAACGCCACGTCGCACCGTGTCGCCGTGCTGCTGATCAATCTCGGCACGCCCGACGCGCCGACGCCGCGCGCGGTTCGCCGCTATCTGGCCCAGTTCCTGTCCGACCCGCGCGTGGTCGAAATTCCCGCTTTGATCTGGCAGGTGATCCTGCGGCTGTTGATTCTGCCGTCCCGGGGCCGTGCGTCGGCCAAGAAGTACGCGGCTGTCTGGATGCCTGAAGGCTCGCCGCTGCGTGTGTACACGGAGAAGCAGGTGGAAGGTTTGCGCCATTTGCTGCAATTGAACGACTACACGGTGCTGGTCGACTACGCGATGCGCTACGGCACGCCTGGCATTCCGGCCATGCTGAACCAGTTGAAGCTCGCGGGCGCCGAGCGCGTGCTGCTGGTGCCGATGTATCCGCAATATTCGTCGTCGACCACGGCCACGGCTTTCGACGATGCTTTTTCAGCGCTCAAGCGGATGCGCAATCAACTGGAAATCCGCACGGTGCGCCAGTATGCCGATCATCCGGCGTACATCGCCGCCCTGGCCGCACAGGTGCACCATTACTGGCATCAGCACGGCCGCCCGGATTTCGCGGCGGGCGACAAGCTGGTACTCAGTTTTCATGGCGTGCCCAAGCGCACGCTCGACCTCGGCGATCCGTACCACGAGCAGTGCCAGCAAACCGGCGCGTTGTTGATGCACGCGCTGGAACTGACGCCGGTGGAATGCCGGATTACCTTCCAGTCGCGTTTCGGCAACGCCGAATGGCTGCAGCCGTACACCGCGCCGACGCTGAAGGAACTAGGCTCGGCGGGAGTGCAGCGGGCCGACGTGTTCTGTCCGGGCTTCACCGCCGATTGCCTTGAAACGATTGAGGAAATCGGCATGGAAGTGCGCGACGAGTTCCTACATGCAGGCGGCAAGGAATTTCACCGGATTCCCTGCGTGAACGCCTCGCAGGCATGGATTGCCGCGCTAGGTGAGATCGTCGCGCAGAATTTGCAAGGCTGGCCGGTGCAGGCGGCGCCTGTGCCGCACACGGCAGGGGCGTAG
- the hrcA gene encoding heat-inducible transcriptional repressor HrcA: MLDPRAQTLLKTLIERYIAEGQPVGSRTLSRYSGLELSPATIRNVMSDLEDLGLVISPHTSAGRIPTPRGYRLFVDTMLTVESAADEEAVTRTVKTTLQAGEPQKIVAAAASVLSNLSQFAGVVLTPRRSHVFKQIEFMRLSDKRILLIIVTPEGDVQNRIMATQRDFSPSQLVEASNYINAHFAGLSFDDVRRRLREEIDALRGDMTTLMHAAVTASTDESDTGETVLISGERNLLEVADLSSDMARLRKLFDVFDQKTSLLQLLDVSSHAQGVQIFIGGESNLVPIEEMSVVTAPYEVNGKIVGTLGVIGPTRMAYSRVIPIVDITARLLSLTLSQQ; encoded by the coding sequence ATGCTAGATCCCCGCGCACAAACCCTCCTCAAAACGCTGATCGAGCGCTACATCGCCGAAGGTCAGCCGGTCGGCTCGCGCACGTTGTCGCGCTATTCCGGCCTCGAATTGAGTCCGGCGACGATCCGCAACGTGATGTCCGACCTCGAGGACCTGGGGCTCGTGATCAGTCCGCACACTTCCGCGGGCCGCATTCCTACGCCGCGAGGCTACCGGCTGTTCGTCGACACAATGTTGACCGTCGAATCCGCAGCCGACGAGGAAGCCGTTACCCGTACCGTGAAGACTACGCTGCAGGCCGGCGAGCCGCAGAAAATCGTCGCGGCGGCGGCCAGCGTGCTGTCCAACCTGTCGCAGTTCGCCGGCGTGGTGCTGACGCCGCGGCGCAGCCACGTGTTCAAGCAGATCGAGTTCATGCGCCTGTCCGACAAGCGCATCCTGCTGATCATCGTGACGCCCGAAGGCGACGTGCAAAACCGCATTATGGCGACCCAGCGCGACTTCTCTCCGTCGCAACTGGTTGAAGCCTCCAATTACATCAATGCGCACTTTGCGGGCCTGTCGTTCGACGACGTGCGCCGGCGCCTGCGCGAAGAAATCGACGCGCTGCGCGGCGACATGACCACGCTGATGCACGCTGCCGTTACGGCCAGCACCGACGAATCCGACACCGGCGAGACCGTGCTGATCTCCGGCGAGCGCAATCTGCTCGAGGTCGCCGACCTGTCGTCGGACATGGCGCGGCTGCGCAAGCTGTTCGATGTGTTCGACCAAAAAACCAGTCTCCTTCAGTTGCTTGATGTGTCGAGTCACGCCCAGGGCGTGCAGATTTTCATCGGCGGCGAGTCGAATCTCGTGCCGATCGAGGAAATGAGCGTCGTCACCGCGCCGTACGAGGTGAACGGCAAGATTGTCGGCACGCTCGGCGTGATCGGGCCGACTCGCATGGCCTACAGCCGTGTGATTCCGATTGTCGACATCACCGCCCGCCTGCTTTCGCTGACTCTCAGCCAGCAGTAA